A segment of the Sandaracinaceae bacterium genome:
GCCGATCAGGACGGTCGGCTTCAGGGCCCGGACGACGGCGAGCAGGTCGTTGTCTCCCTCCGGGTCGAGGCCCGCCTGCTCCACCAGCCTCGTGGGCCAGGCGAACTCCTGCTTGTAGGCGGCGCGGTAGTCGCGGCGCGAGGTGAGCAGACCCTTGCTGTCGAGCAGCGCGATCGACTCGGTGAGGGCGTCGCCGGTCACGCCGAGCTGCTCGAGCTCCGCCCGCAGGATGCGCGCGATGCCCACCCCGGCCGCGCCCGCGCCCAGCATGACGACGCGCTGCCGCTCCATCGGCACGCCGCTGATCCGCGACGCGGCCACGACCCCCGCGAGCGCGATGCCCGCCGTGCCCTGGATGTCGTCGTTGAAGCTCAGCAGCCGATCTCGGTAGCGGTCGAGGAGCCGGAAGGCGTTCGCCTTCTTGAAGTCCTCCCACTGGAGCAGCGCGTTCGGGAAGACCTCCTTGATCGCCTCGACGAGCTCCTCGACCAGCGCGTCGTAGCGCTCGCCGCGCAGCCGCTCGCCGCGCCAGCCGACGTAGTAGGGATCTTCGCGGAGCGCCTCGTTGTCGGTCCCCACGTCCAGGCTCAGAGGCAGCGCGCGCGCCGGGTGGATGCCCGCGCCGACCGTGTAGAGGTCCAGCTTCCCGACGGGGATCCCCATGCCGCCCGCGCCCTGGTCGCCGAGCCCCAGGATGCGCTCGTTGTCCGTCGCGACGATCAGGCGCACGTCCTCGTACGGCGCGTTGCGAAGCACCTCGGCGATGCGGCCCTGGTGGTCTGGGGTGATCCAGAGCCCGCGCCCCCGCCGGAAGAGGTGGCTGTACTTCTCGCACGCCTCGCCGACCGTCGGCGTGTAGACGATGGGGAGCATCTCCTCGAGGTGCTCCACCAGCACGCGGTAGTAGAGGATGGCGTTGCGCGCCTCGAGATCCGACAGCGCCACGTAGCGCTCGAGCGGGGAGTCGCCCATCTCGCACACGTGGCCGTACGCCCGCACCGCCTGGTCGGCGATCACGCGGACCTGGTTGGGCAACATGCCGCTCAGACCGAGCGCGCGGCGCTCCGCCTCGGTGAACGCGGTCCCGCGGTTGTGCAGGTTGTGAGCGATGAGCCGATGCCCCCGGTAGGGGACCCGCACCGTCTCGTTGCCCTCGTCGTCTCGCTCGAGCTCGTATCGCTCCACGGCCCACCCCCTACTCGAAGAAGCCCGATCGGAAAGAGCGCAGCGTAGGACACGCGTGGCCGCGGCGGAACCCCCGGGACCGACGCTTCACCCGGCGCACACGACCGCTCGGCCGCCGGCGCCCTGGGCCGGTCGGCGCCGTGGTGCTAAGTCCGGGCCGTGCCGAACGGAAGCTCGACCATCTCCGGCTGGGGCCGCATCCCCGTGCCCGGCCGCGAGGTCCTCTCGGAGGATCTCGAGCGTTTGACCGAAGGCGCGGTGCTCAGCCGCGGGCTCGGTCGCTCCTACGGGGACTCGGCGCTGCCGCCGCCCAGCGTGGGCGAGGTGGCCACGACGACCCTCGCGGACCGGCTGCTCGCGTTCGACCCGGAGAGCGGGCTGCTCCGCGCCGAAGCGGGGCTGTCGCTGAAGGAGCTCAACCGGCTCTTCCTCCCACGCGGCTGGTTCGTCCCCGTCACCCCGGGCACCCAGTTCGTCACCCTCGGCGGCATGGTCGCCGCGGACGTGCACGGCAAGGGCCACCACGTGGTCGGCTGCTTCGGAGAGCACGTCACGCGCTTGAAGATGCGGGTCGCGGACGGACGCGTGCTCTGGTGCTCGGACGAGGCGCACCCCGAGCTCTTTCACGCGACCATCGGCGGCATGGGCCTGACCGGCCACGTGCTCGAGGTCGAGTTCCGCATGCGCCCCATCCCGAGCCCCTGGATCTGGCAGGAGTCGCGGCGCGTCGACGACATCGACGCCTACATCGACGCGCTGAAAGACGCGGCGCAGAAGTGGCCGTACACGGTCGGCTGGATCGACTGCCTGAGCCCGGGCGCGAACATG
Coding sequences within it:
- a CDS encoding NAD-dependent malic enzyme, which produces MERYELERDDEGNETVRVPYRGHRLIAHNLHNRGTAFTEAERRALGLSGMLPNQVRVIADQAVRAYGHVCEMGDSPLERYVALSDLEARNAILYYRVLVEHLEEMLPIVYTPTVGEACEKYSHLFRRGRGLWITPDHQGRIAEVLRNAPYEDVRLIVATDNERILGLGDQGAGGMGIPVGKLDLYTVGAGIHPARALPLSLDVGTDNEALREDPYYVGWRGERLRGERYDALVEELVEAIKEVFPNALLQWEDFKKANAFRLLDRYRDRLLSFNDDIQGTAGIALAGVVAASRISGVPMERQRVVMLGAGAAGVGIARILRAELEQLGVTGDALTESIALLDSKGLLTSRRDYRAAYKQEFAWPTRLVEQAGLDPEGDNDLLAVVRALKPTVLIGTSGQPGTFTEDVVRAMAEQTERPAIFPFSNPNSKAEAAPADLIAWTDGRALIASGSPFEPVEYEGETYPIAQGNNVYVFPGVGLGALAARAEKVLDSFFAVAAHAIGERVASDAIRRGDLYPPLADLRAISRDVAVAVARHAVEQKVAPQASRAELEARVDEMMWFPEYPRIRLE
- a CDS encoding FAD-binding oxidoreductase translates to MPNGSSTISGWGRIPVPGREVLSEDLERLTEGAVLSRGLGRSYGDSALPPPSVGEVATTTLADRLLAFDPESGLLRAEAGLSLKELNRLFLPRGWFVPVTPGTQFVTLGGMVAADVHGKGHHVVGCFGEHVTRLKMRVADGRVLWCSDEAHPELFHATIGGMGLTGHVLEVEFRMRPIPSPWIWQESRRVDDIDAYIDALKDAAQKWPYTVGWIDCLSPGANMGRGILMAGDWAAPSVAPKRFPHPKPRVTMPMELPGWALGPLSVRAFNTAFYWKHLPREMTGIVHWESFFYPLDMIRHWNRMYGKRGFTQYQCVLPEEAGRGAARRVLEILTKRGGASFLCVIKDCGAEGKGLLSFPKKGISIALDIAVRDDTQALVDALNERVIEEGGRIYLAKDTFTRPEHFRAMEPRLERFQEVRRKWDPEGKLRSAQSVRLFGDRP